A genome region from Flavobacterium sp. includes the following:
- a CDS encoding HD domain-containing protein, with protein MDVQTVYQKTILFAAKKHLENNQTITDSDLPYVIHLSNVTMEILIASNHTKDFDLNFTTQVALLHDTLEDTNTTFEELEREFGLEIAEGVSALTKNSSLPKDERMPDSLNRILKLRKEVWAVKLADRITNLQKPPKTWDNLKRRNYKAEAEIILEKLKDGNAYLENRLRAKIEEYEQYLD; from the coding sequence ATGGATGTTCAAACGGTTTATCAAAAGACAATATTATTCGCAGCAAAAAAACATTTAGAAAACAATCAGACTATTACCGATTCTGATCTTCCATATGTTATTCATTTGAGTAATGTAACAATGGAAATCCTGATTGCTTCGAATCATACTAAAGATTTCGATTTAAATTTTACAACTCAGGTAGCTTTATTGCATGATACTTTAGAAGACACCAATACTACGTTTGAAGAACTGGAACGAGAATTTGGATTAGAAATTGCCGAAGGAGTTTCTGCTCTTACAAAAAACAGCAGTTTACCTAAAGATGAAAGAATGCCGGATAGTTTAAACCGAATTTTAAAGTTAAGAAAAGAAGTCTGGGCTGTAAAATTGGCTGATAGAATTACCAATTTGCAAAAACCACCAAAAACCTGGGATAATCTTAAAAGAAGAAATTATAAAGCTGAAGCCGAAATCATTTTAGAAAAACTAAAAGATGGAAATGCTTATTTAGAAAACCGTTTAAGGGCTAAAATAGAAGAATACGAACAATATCTTGATTAA
- the clpB gene encoding ATP-dependent chaperone ClpB, producing MNINKFTIKSQEAIQLSQQLAQRNGQQQIENEHIFKAIFEVDENVAPFILKKLNVNVPLFLQILDSTIQSFPKVSGGDVMLSRDANKALNEAEIIAQKMNDEYVSIEHLILAIFDSKSKVSQILKDQGVTGKGLKAAIEELRKGERVTSASAEETYNSLNKYAKNLNELARTGKLDPVIGRDEEIRRVLQILTRRTKNNPMLIGEPGVGKTAIAEGLAHRIVDGDVPENLKEKIVFSLDMGALIAGAKYKGEFEERLKSVVKEVTAAEGDIVLFIDEIHTLVGAGGGEGAMDAANILKPALARGELRAIGATTLDEYQKYFEKDKALERRFQKVLIDEPDTESAISILRGIKEKYETHHKVQIKDEAIIAAVELSQRYITNRFLPDKAIDLMDEAASKLRMEINSKPEELDVLDRKIMQLEIEIEAIKREKEESKLKILGMELANLKEERNEIYAKWKQEKDIVDGIQAVKHEIEDFKYEAERAERDGDYGKVAEIRYGKIKEAQERQENLQKQLLEFQSGNSLIKEEVTREDIAEVVAKWTGIPVMKMLQTEREKLLHLEDELHKRVVGQEEAIEAISDAVRRSRAGLQDMKKPVGSFLFLGTTGVGKTELAKALAEYLFDDENAMTRIDMSEYQERHSVSRLVGAPPGYVGYDEGGQLTEAVRRKPYSVVLLDEIEKAHPDTFNILLQVLDEGRLTDNKGRLADFRNTIIIMTSNMGSNIIQEKFENLKGSVEAATEAAKNEVLGLLKQTVRPEFINRIDEIVMFTPLTVENISRIVSLQLKSVTKMLALQGITMDATPEAIAYLADKGYDPHFGARPVKRVVQREVLNQLSKEILAGNITTDSIILLDAFDGKLVFRNQTHKV from the coding sequence ATGAATATAAATAAATTTACTATTAAATCGCAGGAAGCCATTCAGTTGTCGCAGCAATTAGCACAGCGAAATGGCCAGCAGCAAATTGAAAATGAACACATTTTCAAGGCTATTTTTGAAGTTGATGAAAACGTTGCACCTTTTATTTTGAAAAAATTAAATGTAAACGTTCCATTATTTCTTCAGATTTTGGACAGTACAATTCAGAGTTTTCCAAAAGTTTCCGGAGGAGATGTTATGCTTTCTAGAGACGCAAACAAAGCTCTAAACGAAGCAGAAATCATCGCACAAAAAATGAACGACGAATACGTTTCGATCGAGCATTTAATCTTGGCAATTTTCGATTCAAAAAGTAAAGTTTCTCAAATCTTAAAAGATCAGGGAGTTACAGGAAAAGGTTTGAAAGCGGCAATCGAAGAACTTCGTAAAGGAGAAAGAGTAACTTCGGCTTCGGCAGAAGAAACCTATAATTCACTAAATAAATATGCTAAAAACTTAAACGAATTAGCAAGAACAGGAAAACTAGATCCGGTTATTGGTCGTGATGAAGAAATCCGTCGTGTTTTGCAGATTCTGACTCGTAGAACCAAAAACAATCCAATGCTTATTGGTGAGCCAGGAGTTGGTAAAACGGCGATTGCAGAAGGTTTAGCGCACAGAATTGTGGATGGAGACGTTCCGGAAAACTTAAAAGAAAAAATCGTTTTCTCACTTGATATGGGAGCTTTGATTGCCGGAGCGAAATACAAAGGAGAATTCGAAGAACGTTTAAAATCGGTTGTAAAAGAAGTTACAGCAGCAGAAGGTGATATTGTTTTGTTTATCGATGAGATTCACACACTTGTAGGCGCGGGTGGAGGAGAAGGCGCAATGGATGCGGCTAATATACTGAAACCAGCTTTGGCTCGTGGAGAATTAAGAGCAATTGGTGCCACAACTTTAGATGAATATCAAAAATATTTCGAAAAAGATAAAGCGCTTGAAAGACGTTTCCAAAAAGTCTTAATCGATGAACCGGATACAGAAAGTGCCATTTCGATTTTACGTGGAATTAAGGAAAAATACGAAACACACCATAAAGTTCAGATTAAAGACGAAGCGATTATTGCCGCTGTAGAATTATCTCAGCGTTATATTACAAACCGTTTTTTACCGGATAAAGCCATCGACTTAATGGACGAAGCGGCTTCTAAATTGCGTATGGAAATCAATTCAAAACCTGAAGAATTAGATGTTTTGGATCGTAAAATCATGCAGTTGGAAATTGAAATTGAAGCCATAAAACGTGAAAAAGAGGAAAGCAAACTGAAAATTTTAGGTATGGAATTGGCCAACCTGAAAGAAGAACGCAACGAAATCTATGCAAAATGGAAACAGGAAAAAGATATCGTTGACGGAATTCAGGCTGTAAAACACGAAATTGAAGACTTTAAATACGAAGCAGAACGTGCAGAACGTGATGGTGATTACGGAAAAGTGGCTGAGATTCGTTACGGAAAAATAAAAGAAGCTCAGGAACGTCAGGAAAATTTGCAGAAACAATTGCTGGAGTTTCAATCTGGAAATTCTTTAATCAAAGAAGAAGTAACCAGAGAAGATATTGCCGAAGTTGTAGCAAAATGGACAGGTATTCCGGTAATGAAAATGCTTCAGACGGAAAGAGAAAAACTATTGCATTTGGAAGATGAATTGCACAAACGTGTAGTAGGTCAGGAAGAAGCGATAGAAGCAATAAGTGACGCTGTACGCCGAAGCCGTGCCGGTTTGCAGGATATGAAAAAACCTGTTGGATCGTTCTTATTCTTAGGAACAACCGGAGTTGGTAAAACGGAGCTGGCAAAAGCTTTGGCAGAATATCTTTTTGATGATGAAAACGCGATGACTCGTATTGATATGAGCGAATATCAGGAACGTCACAGCGTAAGCCGTTTGGTTGGTGCGCCTCCGGGATACGTAGGTTATGATGAAGGAGGTCAATTGACCGAAGCTGTTCGTAGAAAACCATATTCTGTAGTGTTATTAGATGAGATCGAAAAAGCACATCCGGATACTTTCAATATTTTATTGCAGGTTTTAGATGAAGGACGTTTGACAGATAATAAAGGACGTCTGGCTGATTTCAGAAATACGATTATTATTATGACCTCAAATATGGGAAGTAATATTATTCAGGAGAAATTTGAAAACCTAAAAGGAAGCGTTGAAGCTGCAACAGAAGCAGCTAAAAACGAAGTTTTAGGATTGTTAAAACAAACTGTTCGTCCTGAGTTTATCAACCGTATCGACGAAATTGTAATGTTTACACCACTTACAGTAGAGAATATTTCCAGAATTGTGAGTCTGCAATTGAAGAGCGTTACCAAAATGCTGGCATTGCAAGGCATTACAATGGATGCGACTCCAGAAG
- the ytxJ gene encoding bacillithiol system redox-active protein YtxJ gives MSFFNSIFGSSENSEAQKSNVNWTELTDILQLMEIEAISQEKPVVIFKHSTRCSISRMALKQFEREFDLENVVDAYFLDLIAHRDISNEIASRFGVYHESPQLILIKNGKAVYDVSHSDIDAQALKSKV, from the coding sequence ATGAGTTTTTTTAATTCAATCTTCGGAAGTTCAGAGAACTCAGAAGCTCAAAAAAGTAACGTAAACTGGACAGAATTAACAGATATTCTTCAGTTGATGGAAATTGAAGCTATTTCTCAGGAAAAGCCAGTTGTAATTTTTAAACACAGTACAAGATGCAGTATCAGCCGTATGGCCTTAAAACAATTTGAAAGAGAATTCGATCTTGAAAATGTTGTTGATGCTTATTTTCTTGATCTAATTGCGCATAGAGATATTTCAAATGAAATTGCGAGCCGATTTGGAGTTTATCACGAATCGCCACAATTAATTTTAATTAAAAACGGAAAAGCTGTTTATGATGTTTCACATAGTGATATTGATGCCCAAGCGTTGAAAAGTAAAGTTTAA